The proteins below are encoded in one region of Salvelinus alpinus chromosome 27, SLU_Salpinus.1, whole genome shotgun sequence:
- the LOC139555938 gene encoding neuronal acetylcholine receptor subunit alpha-2-like, translating into MMTTNVWLKQEWNDYKLRWAPSDYDNVTSIRVPSELIWVPDIVLYNNADGEFAVTHMTKAHLFHNGKVRWVPPAIYKSSCSIDVTFFPFDQQNCKMKFGSWTYDKAKIDLERFENTVDLNNYWESGEWAIIDAVGTYNTKKYDCCHEIYPDITYFFIIRRLPLFYTINLIIPCLLISCLTVLVFYLPSDCGEKITLCISVLLSLTVFLLLITEIIPSTSLVIPLIGEYLLFTMIFVTLSIVITVFVLNVHHRSPGTHKMPRWVHSVFLDLIPRWLFMRRPAPDGRRRRLLMLQQGAAVAQHQGRTITARPAGLGPPPFLSTSASWLRDGGGTTEDLQRQTPCYEDLELGELTSYFSFRPPSPRPPGSTPPPQQNHPHPGAGQPHNRLDGGVEGGGGVNRRVNPTQRSANLVSDSRGIEFPLSPSVIRALEGLQYIADHLRAEDADFSVKEDWKYVAMVIDRIFLWMFIIVCLLGTIGLFLPPWLAGMI; encoded by the exons ATGATGACCACCAACGTCTGGCTGAAACAG GAGTGGAATGACTACAAGCTACGCTGGGCGCCTTCTGACTATGACAACGTCACATCCATCAGAGTCCCGTCAGAACTCATCTGGGTCCCAGACATCGTCCTCTACAACAA TGCGGACGGTGAGTTCGCCGTGACCCACATGACCAAGGCCCATCTGTTCCACAATGGGAAGGTACGCTGGGTTCCCCCTGCCATCTATAAATCCTCCTGTTCTATAGACGTTACCTTCTTCCCTTTCGACCAGCAGAATTGTAAGATGAAGTTTGGCTCTTGGACCTACGACAAGGCTAAAATAGACCTGGAACGCTTCGAG AACACTGTGGACCTGAACAACTACTGGGAGAGTGGAGAGTGGGCCATCATCGACGCAGTGGGAACATACAACACCAAGAAGTACGACTGCTGTCATGAGATCTACCCTGATATCACCTACTTCTTCATCATCAGACGGCTGCCTCTCTTCTACACCATCAACCTGATCATCCCCTGTCTGCTCATCTCCTGTCTGACAGTCCTGGTCTTCTATCTCCCCTCAG ACTGTGGAGAGAAGATCACTCTGTGTATCtccgtcctcctctccctcaccgtcttcctcctcctcatcacagAGATCATCCCTTCCACCTCCCTGGTCATCCCTCTGATCGGAGAGTACCTCCTCTTCACCATGATCTTCGTCACTCTCTCCATCGTCATCACCGTGTTTGTCCTCAACGTCCACCACCGCTCCCCGGGGACCCATAAGATGCCTCGCTGGGTCCACTCTGTCTTCCTGGACCTGATCCCCAGGTGGCTGTTCATGAGGCGGCCTGCGCCGGACGGACGGAGACGCAGGTTGTTGATGCTCCAGCAGGGGGCAGCGGTGGCACAGCACCAGGGACGGACCATCACCGCCAGACCAGCAG GCCTAGGCCCTCCTCCATTCCTCAGCacctcagccagctggctccggGACGGAGGAGGGACAACGGAGGACCTCCAAAGACAGACCCCCTGTTATGAGGACCTTGAGCTGGGGGAGCTGACGTCTTACTTTTCCTTCCGTCCTCCGTCACCCAGACCTCCGggctccactcctccaccccagCAGAACCATCCACACCCAGGGGCAGGGCAGCCCCATAACCGCCTGGATGGAGGggttgaaggaggaggaggggtgaatAGAAGGGTTAACCCGACCCAGCGATCGGCTAACTTGGTGTCAGACTCTAGAGGGATAGAGTTCCCTTTGTCTCCCAGCGTGATACGTGCTCTGGAGGGACTGCAGTATATCGCAGACCACCTGAGGGCAGAGGATGCTGACTTTAGT GTGAAGGAAGACTGGAAGTACGTTGCCATGGTGATCGACCGTATCTTCCTGTGGATGTTTATCATTGTGTGTCTCCTAGGAACCATTggactcttcctccctccctggctGGCTGGCATGATATAG